A genomic window from Bordetella genomosp. 9 includes:
- the uvrA gene encoding excinuclease ABC subunit UvrA, which produces MTSEIRIVGARQNNLKNLDVSFATGEFVVVTGVSGSGKSSLAFDTLYAEGQRRYVETFSPYARQFLDRMDKPQVDRIEGILPAIAIDQTNPVRSSRSTVGTMTELNDHLKLLFARGARLYCRGCGTLVRRDTADSIFRSVRERCTGADDRRLVVTFPIKVPANFTEDEVRGFLEQQGYTRVHAQEGEPAASEAEGPTVDAAARKGKSKSAKAKAGAGAPAQALRVLHVVQDRFRFGSVERERAMEALDTALRMGAGHLSVHVLDDDGKDAQVWKYSDRLHCADCDIEYTDPLPSSFSFNSPLGACETCRGFGRVIGIDFGLVVPDENKTLLEGAIKPWQTASYSECQDDLRKYAPKAGVPLSVPWKSLTPEQRDWILHGDPEFKGGSQAWKTQWYGVQRFFAWLETKAYKMHVRVLLSKYRSYTPCPVCHGSRLKPDALLWRVGSKEEADNVLPPDDGRYKRFKPVQANWSDELLHLLDGLSIHDLMLLPIERVRAFFDTLGFVGVLDAATDLLLTEVRARLKFLCDVGLGYLTLDRQSRTLSGGEVQRINLTTALGTSLVNTLFVLDEPSIGLHPRDMHRVVEVMHRLRDAGNTLVVVEHDPQVMIAADRVIDIGPGPGERGGHIVFDGTPAQLRKARTLTGDYLGGRQRVEAPRPMPVAANTPRLLLEGVNAHNLKNVSVEIPLGRLVCVTGVSGSGKSTLVQDVLYPALLKLKGRPSEAPGAHARLLGAEQITDVVMVDQAPIGKTARSNPASYVGAFDAIRKLFAQAPVSKERSYTAGMFSFNSGEGRCPTCGGTGFEHVEMQFLSDVYLRCPDCDGKRFRPEVLQVRVEHLGKSASIDEVLDMTVSEAIEFFKGLRDVQTGLAPLADVGLEYVRLGQPVPTLSGGEAQRLKLAGHLAEAARSGISAARVAKKGSLFLFDEPTTGLHFDDVARLMRAFRQLLAAGHTLLIIEHNLDVIRAADWLLDLGPEGGDAGGLLVGVGTPADLMKNPASHTGAALRDYEDAIVPAARDGAAADTVAEPALAYGNGNGGTPLQTAVRRRAAQAIEIRNAREHNLKNVNVEIPRDKFTVITGVSGSGKSTLAFDILFNEGQRRYLESLNAYARAIVQPAGKPDVDAIFGIPPTVAIAQRTSRGGLKSTVATMTEIHHFLRLLYVKLGVQYSPDYNVPVEPQTPDQIVARIMRDRVGQHIGILAPLVIARKGYYTDLAKWAGGKGHTHLRVDGVFTPVSPWPRLDRYREHTIELPVADVQVNAANEPALREAIKRALEYGQGALSVLWPLDNLRDNPDTPLEQAHFSTKRTCPISGVSFPELDPRMFSYNSKHGWCPTCFGAGVVIPEFDEEQSGEESAWIDGSGEAQVCPACHGQRLNRVALAVRWRDRNIAQLAGMAVSEAHTFFEGLVLRGREAEIARDILQEIRSRLNFMKEVGLDYLALDRSAPTLSGGEAQRIRLAAQLGSNMQGVCYVLDEPTIGLHPRDNRILLDALSKLEGNGNTLVVVEHDDDTIRRAAHIIDIGPGAGVRGGRVVAQGTAQDVIDAPDSITGRYLAQPLRHPLQGRRAVDKDTAFIEVRNAHLHNLRNVTARLPIGRLSVVTGVSGSGKSTLAREVLLDNLLQAVSQGQAPAWKGCTAINGWEVLDRVLEVDQTPIGKTPRSCPSTYIGFWDEVRKQFADTREARMRGWTPARFSFNTGDGRCPICEGQGMRTIEMNFLPDVKVPCDACNGARFNADTLSVQLRGKHAGEVLAMEVDDALAYFEAHPKVRRPLQLMQDVGLGYLTLGQPSPTLSGGEAQRIKLVTELSKARLTEGVITTGRASRAPHTLYVLDEPTVGLSMADVEKLIHVLHRLVEAGNTVVVIEHNLDVIAEADWLLDLGPEGGTGGGQLVAQGSPEDVMALRDRSHTGRVLAEFLERQ; this is translated from the coding sequence ATGACATCCGAAATCCGCATTGTTGGCGCTCGCCAGAACAACCTGAAAAACCTGGACGTATCGTTCGCCACCGGCGAATTCGTCGTCGTCACCGGCGTATCCGGCTCGGGCAAGAGCTCCCTGGCCTTCGACACCCTTTATGCCGAGGGGCAACGGCGCTACGTCGAAACGTTCTCCCCGTACGCCCGCCAGTTCCTCGACCGCATGGACAAGCCGCAGGTCGATCGGATCGAAGGCATCCTCCCCGCCATCGCGATCGACCAGACCAATCCCGTGCGCAGCTCGCGCAGCACGGTCGGCACCATGACGGAGCTGAACGATCACCTGAAGCTGTTGTTCGCGCGGGGCGCCCGCCTGTACTGCCGCGGCTGCGGCACCCTGGTGCGCCGCGACACGGCCGATTCCATCTTTCGCTCGGTGCGTGAACGCTGCACCGGCGCGGATGACCGCCGGCTGGTGGTGACCTTCCCCATCAAGGTCCCCGCCAACTTCACCGAAGACGAAGTGCGCGGCTTCCTGGAACAGCAGGGCTACACCCGCGTGCACGCGCAGGAAGGCGAGCCCGCCGCATCCGAAGCCGAAGGCCCGACGGTCGACGCCGCGGCCAGAAAGGGCAAATCCAAAAGCGCCAAGGCCAAGGCGGGCGCCGGCGCGCCTGCCCAGGCGCTGCGCGTGCTGCACGTGGTGCAGGATAGATTCCGCTTCGGCTCGGTGGAACGCGAGCGCGCGATGGAAGCCCTGGACACCGCCCTGCGCATGGGCGCGGGCCACCTGTCGGTGCACGTGCTCGATGACGACGGCAAGGACGCCCAGGTCTGGAAGTACAGCGACCGGTTGCATTGCGCCGACTGCGACATCGAATACACCGACCCGTTGCCCAGCTCTTTTTCGTTCAACTCGCCGCTGGGCGCATGCGAGACCTGCCGCGGCTTCGGCCGCGTCATCGGCATCGACTTCGGCCTGGTGGTGCCCGACGAAAACAAGACCCTGCTGGAAGGCGCCATCAAGCCCTGGCAGACCGCCAGCTACAGCGAATGCCAGGACGACCTGCGCAAGTACGCGCCCAAGGCCGGGGTCCCCTTGTCGGTGCCCTGGAAAAGCCTGACGCCCGAACAGCGCGATTGGATCCTGCATGGCGATCCCGAATTCAAGGGCGGCAGCCAGGCCTGGAAAACGCAGTGGTATGGCGTGCAGCGCTTCTTCGCCTGGCTGGAAACCAAGGCCTACAAGATGCACGTGCGCGTGCTGCTGTCCAAGTACCGCAGCTACACGCCCTGCCCCGTCTGCCACGGTTCGCGGCTGAAGCCGGACGCGCTGCTGTGGCGCGTGGGCAGCAAGGAGGAAGCGGACAACGTGCTGCCGCCGGACGACGGCCGCTACAAGCGCTTCAAGCCGGTGCAGGCCAACTGGTCCGATGAACTGCTACATCTGCTGGACGGCCTGTCCATCCATGACCTGATGCTGCTGCCCATCGAGCGGGTACGCGCTTTCTTCGACACGCTCGGCTTCGTCGGCGTGCTGGACGCCGCCACCGACCTGTTGCTGACGGAAGTGCGCGCGCGCCTGAAATTCCTGTGCGACGTGGGGCTCGGCTATCTGACGCTGGACCGCCAGAGCCGCACCCTGTCGGGCGGCGAAGTACAGCGCATCAACCTGACCACGGCCCTGGGCACCTCGCTGGTGAACACCCTGTTCGTGCTGGACGAGCCCTCCATCGGCCTGCATCCGCGCGATATGCACCGCGTGGTGGAAGTCATGCATCGCCTGCGCGACGCCGGCAATACGCTGGTGGTGGTGGAACACGACCCGCAGGTCATGATCGCGGCCGACCGCGTCATCGATATCGGCCCCGGTCCCGGCGAACGCGGCGGCCACATCGTGTTCGACGGCACGCCCGCGCAACTGCGCAAGGCGCGCACGCTGACCGGCGACTATCTGGGCGGACGCCAGCGCGTGGAAGCGCCGCGCCCCATGCCGGTGGCCGCCAATACGCCGCGCCTGCTGCTGGAAGGCGTCAACGCCCATAACCTGAAGAACGTTTCCGTCGAAATCCCGCTGGGCCGCCTGGTGTGCGTGACCGGCGTGTCCGGCTCGGGCAAGTCCACGCTGGTGCAGGACGTACTGTATCCGGCGCTGCTCAAGCTCAAGGGCAGGCCTTCGGAAGCCCCCGGCGCGCATGCGCGGCTGCTGGGCGCGGAACAGATCACTGATGTCGTCATGGTCGACCAGGCGCCCATCGGCAAGACCGCGCGTTCGAATCCGGCCAGCTATGTCGGCGCCTTCGACGCGATACGCAAGCTGTTCGCGCAGGCGCCGGTATCGAAAGAGCGCAGCTATACCGCCGGCATGTTCAGCTTCAACAGCGGCGAAGGCCGCTGCCCCACCTGCGGCGGCACGGGCTTCGAGCACGTCGAAATGCAGTTCCTGTCCGACGTCTACCTGCGCTGCCCCGATTGCGACGGCAAGCGCTTCCGCCCGGAAGTGCTGCAGGTGCGCGTCGAACACCTGGGCAAGAGCGCGTCGATAGACGAAGTGCTGGACATGACCGTCAGCGAAGCGATCGAGTTCTTCAAGGGCTTGCGCGACGTACAGACCGGACTGGCGCCGCTGGCCGACGTCGGCCTGGAATACGTGCGCCTGGGCCAGCCGGTGCCGACCCTGTCGGGCGGCGAGGCGCAGCGCCTGAAGCTGGCGGGCCACCTGGCGGAAGCCGCGCGCAGCGGAATTTCCGCGGCCAGGGTCGCCAAGAAGGGCAGCCTGTTCCTATTCGACGAACCCACCACCGGCCTGCACTTCGATGACGTCGCGCGGCTGATGCGGGCGTTCCGGCAACTGCTGGCCGCGGGCCATACGCTGCTGATCATCGAGCACAACCTGGATGTGATCCGCGCGGCCGATTGGCTGCTGGACCTGGGTCCGGAAGGCGGCGACGCCGGCGGCCTGCTGGTGGGCGTGGGCACGCCCGCCGACCTGATGAAGAATCCCGCGTCGCACACGGGCGCGGCCTTGCGCGACTACGAGGACGCCATCGTGCCGGCGGCCCGTGACGGCGCGGCGGCCGACACCGTGGCGGAACCGGCGCTGGCCTATGGCAATGGCAATGGGGGCACGCCGCTGCAGACCGCGGTGCGCCGGCGCGCCGCCCAGGCGATCGAAATCCGCAACGCGCGCGAGCACAACCTGAAAAACGTCAACGTGGAAATCCCACGCGACAAGTTCACGGTGATCACCGGCGTATCCGGCTCCGGCAAGTCCACGCTGGCATTCGACATCCTGTTCAATGAGGGGCAGCGGCGCTATCTGGAATCGCTGAACGCCTACGCCCGCGCCATCGTGCAGCCGGCCGGCAAGCCCGACGTCGACGCAATCTTCGGCATTCCGCCCACGGTCGCCATCGCCCAGCGCACCAGCCGCGGCGGGTTGAAGTCCACCGTGGCGACGATGACGGAAATCCATCACTTCCTGCGGCTGCTGTACGTGAAGCTGGGCGTGCAGTATTCGCCGGACTACAACGTGCCGGTGGAACCGCAGACGCCGGACCAGATCGTCGCCCGCATCATGCGCGACCGCGTGGGCCAGCACATCGGCATCCTGGCGCCGCTGGTCATTGCGCGCAAGGGCTACTACACCGACCTGGCGAAATGGGCCGGCGGCAAGGGCCATACGCATCTGCGGGTGGACGGCGTGTTCACGCCCGTCAGCCCCTGGCCGCGCCTGGACCGCTACCGCGAACACACGATCGAACTGCCGGTGGCGGACGTGCAGGTCAATGCCGCCAACGAACCCGCGCTGCGCGAGGCGATCAAGCGCGCGCTGGAATACGGCCAGGGCGCGTTGAGCGTGCTGTGGCCGCTGGACAATCTGCGCGACAACCCCGATACCCCGCTGGAGCAGGCGCACTTTTCCACCAAGCGCACCTGCCCGATCAGCGGCGTCAGCTTCCCCGAGCTGGATCCGCGCATGTTCTCGTACAACTCCAAGCATGGCTGGTGCCCCACGTGCTTCGGCGCGGGCGTCGTCATCCCGGAATTCGACGAGGAACAGAGCGGCGAGGAAAGCGCCTGGATCGACGGCTCGGGCGAAGCCCAGGTCTGCCCGGCCTGCCACGGCCAGCGCCTGAACCGCGTGGCCCTGGCCGTGCGCTGGCGCGACCGCAACATCGCCCAGTTGGCCGGCATGGCGGTCAGCGAAGCCCATACCTTCTTCGAAGGCCTGGTGCTGCGCGGCCGCGAGGCCGAAATCGCGCGCGACATCCTGCAGGAAATCCGCAGCCGCCTGAACTTCATGAAGGAAGTCGGCCTGGATTACCTGGCCCTGGACCGGTCGGCGCCCACGCTGTCGGGCGGCGAAGCGCAGCGCATCCGCCTGGCCGCGCAGCTGGGATCCAACATGCAGGGCGTGTGCTACGTCCTGGACGAGCCCACCATCGGCCTGCATCCGCGCGACAACCGCATCCTGCTGGACGCCTTGAGCAAACTGGAAGGCAACGGCAACACGCTGGTGGTGGTCGAGCACGATGACGACACCATCCGGCGCGCCGCGCACATCATCGACATCGGCCCCGGCGCCGGCGTGCGCGGCGGCCGCGTGGTGGCCCAGGGCACGGCGCAGGACGTCATCGATGCGCCGGACTCGATCACCGGGCGCTACCTGGCGCAGCCGCTGCGGCATCCGCTGCAGGGCCGCCGGGCGGTCGACAAGGACACCGCCTTCATCGAAGTGCGCAATGCGCATCTGCACAACCTGCGCAACGTCACGGCCAGGCTGCCGATCGGCCGGCTCAGCGTGGTGACCGGCGTGTCGGGTTCCGGCAAGTCCACCCTGGCCCGCGAGGTCCTGCTGGACAACCTGCTGCAGGCCGTCTCGCAAGGCCAGGCGCCCGCCTGGAAGGGCTGCACCGCCATCAACGGCTGGGAAGTGCTGGACCGCGTGCTCGAAGTGGACCAGACCCCCATCGGCAAGACACCGCGCTCCTGCCCCAGCACCTATATCGGGTTCTGGGACGAGGTGCGCAAGCAGTTCGCCGACACGCGCGAAGCCCGCATGCGCGGCTGGACGCCGGCGCGCTTTTCGTTCAACACCGGCGACGGCCGCTGCCCGATCTGCGAAGGCCAGGGCATGCGGACGATAGAAATGAACTTCCTGCCGGACGTGAAGGTGCCCTGCGACGCCTGCAACGGCGCGCGCTTCAACGCCGACACGCTATCCGTGCAATTGCGCGGCAAGCATGCCGGCGAAGTGCTCGCCATGGAAGTCGACGACGCACTGGCCTATTTCGAGGCCCATCCCAAGGTGCGCCGGCCGCTGCAGCTGATGCAGGACGTCGGCCTCGGCTACCTGACGCTGGGGCAGCCTTCGCCCACGCTGTCGGGGGGCGAGGCGCAGCGCATCAAGCTGGTGACGGAACTGTCCAAGGCGCGCCTGACGGAAGGCGTCATCACGACGGGACGCGCGTCGCGCGCGCCGCATACGCTATACGTGCTGGACGAACCCACGGTCGGCCTGTCGATGGCGGACGTGGAAAAGCTTATCCACGTCCTGCATCGTCTGGTGGAAGCCGGCAATACGGTGGTGGTCATCGAGCACAACCTCGACGTCATCGCGGAAGCCGACTGGCTGCTGGACCTGGGCCCCGAAGGCGGCACCGGCGGCGGCCAGTTGGTCGCCCAGGGATCGCCGGAGGACGTCATGGCGCTGCGCGACCGCTCGCATACCGGCCGGGTCCTGGCCGAGTTCCTGGAGCGGCAGTAG
- a CDS encoding IclR family transcriptional regulator, translating into MDREPQVAGTAAFSKFMTVLQAVADAASPLGMAELVRACGYPRGTVYRIVAALQQQGMIAEAAGGPGPVVRYALGPRLLQLASRAWSQLDLRAALAEDLRALRDETGETVHLAIPAGRELIYIDKLENQGPVRMASRVGGRLALHCTAAGKAYLAALPPADADDLLATLALPARMPATITDKEALRQELARIRERGYAVDDQENERGIVCYSVALAGQGGQPLACVSVSTLQFSLGRAGPQAPPPSRCIAPLMRLRDAAQARFSAWPAVAGGALFREDS; encoded by the coding sequence ATGGACAGAGAGCCCCAGGTCGCCGGCACCGCCGCGTTTTCCAAGTTCATGACCGTCCTGCAGGCGGTGGCGGACGCCGCCAGCCCGCTGGGCATGGCGGAGCTGGTGCGCGCCTGCGGTTATCCGCGCGGAACGGTCTATCGCATCGTCGCCGCCTTGCAGCAGCAGGGCATGATCGCCGAAGCGGCCGGCGGTCCCGGCCCGGTGGTGCGCTACGCGCTGGGGCCGCGGCTGCTGCAACTGGCCAGCCGCGCCTGGTCGCAGCTGGACCTGCGCGCCGCGCTGGCGGAAGACCTGCGGGCCTTGCGCGACGAAACCGGCGAAACCGTCCACCTGGCGATCCCGGCGGGGCGGGAACTGATCTACATCGACAAGCTGGAAAACCAGGGCCCGGTGCGCATGGCGTCACGCGTGGGCGGCCGCCTGGCCCTGCATTGCACGGCCGCCGGCAAGGCCTACCTGGCGGCGCTGCCGCCGGCGGACGCCGACGATCTGCTCGCCACCCTGGCGCTGCCGGCCCGCATGCCGGCTACCATCACGGACAAGGAAGCGCTGCGCCAGGAACTGGCGCGCATCCGCGAACGCGGCTATGCCGTCGACGACCAGGAAAACGAACGCGGCATCGTCTGCTACAGCGTCGCCCTGGCTGGCCAGGGCGGCCAGCCGCTGGCCTGCGTCAGCGTCAGCACGCTGCAGTTTTCGCTGGGCCGGGCGGGCCCGCAAGCGCCGCCGCCTTCCCGCTGCATCGCGCCGCTCATGCGGCTGCGCGATGCGGCGCAAGCCAGATTCAGCGCCTGGCCGGCGGTTGCCGGCGGCGCACTTTTTCGAGAGGACTCATGA
- a CDS encoding bifunctional 4-hydroxy-2-oxoglutarate aldolase/2-dehydro-3-deoxy-phosphogluconate aldolase, whose amino-acid sequence MNATHPSPDARVAKRQALMAARVVPVLRYGDATTAAYAAEVAITAGCTTLELTWTIPSVIDLVKALRDKHGDRLLLGLGTVLTEDQARDALVAGVDFLVSPGLVPEMVELAHAASALCLPGAFTPSEVIQARRAGADMVKIFPAETGGPGHLAALKSVFPDTDFCPTGGVTEKNMGDYFKAGASLVGIGGNLYNKAAFAARDSGALVAQIRRIREAAHA is encoded by the coding sequence ATGAACGCGACCCATCCTTCCCCAGACGCCCGTGTTGCCAAGCGCCAGGCGCTGATGGCCGCCCGCGTGGTGCCCGTGCTGCGCTACGGCGACGCCACCACCGCGGCCTACGCCGCGGAAGTCGCCATCACCGCCGGCTGCACCACGCTGGAGCTGACATGGACCATCCCCAGCGTCATCGACCTGGTCAAGGCGCTGCGTGACAAGCACGGCGATCGCCTGCTGCTGGGGCTGGGCACGGTGCTGACGGAAGACCAGGCGCGCGACGCGCTGGTGGCGGGCGTGGATTTCCTCGTATCGCCGGGCCTCGTTCCGGAGATGGTCGAGCTGGCGCATGCGGCGTCGGCCCTGTGCCTGCCTGGCGCCTTCACGCCTTCCGAAGTCATCCAGGCACGTCGCGCGGGGGCCGATATGGTCAAGATATTCCCCGCCGAAACCGGCGGTCCCGGGCATCTGGCCGCGCTTAAGTCGGTGTTCCCCGATACCGATTTCTGCCCCACCGGCGGCGTGACGGAAAAGAACATGGGCGATTACTTCAAGGCGGGCGCGTCGCTGGTCGGCATCGGCGGCAACCTGTACAACAAGGCGGCCTTCGCCGCGCGCGATTCCGGGGCGCTGGTCGCGCAGATCCGGCGCATACGCGAGGCGGCCCATGCGTGA
- a CDS encoding sugar kinase yields the protein MRDFDIVGLGEPLIEFNQTRPGHPEFLQGYGGDTSNAIIAAARQGARCAYLTRIGADVFGEQLMQLWRDESVDTRGAMIDPHAHTGLYFVQHGPEGHVFSYMRHGSAASRMNPEDLRHGLVERAAFLHVSGISLAISATACDTVFAAIERARGAGTQVCLDSNLRLRLWPVDRARAILREAMRLADVFLPSMDDMRHLTGHTDAARTLDWIRAAGAPGVIVLKLGREGAVLDDGHGRVIVPGLVVDAIDATGAGDCFAGSLLARRAQGDDWGAAVRYANAAAALSTRGFGAVQPLPTAAEVDAFLRA from the coding sequence ATGCGTGATTTCGACATCGTCGGCCTGGGCGAGCCGCTGATCGAGTTCAACCAGACCCGTCCCGGCCATCCGGAGTTCCTGCAGGGCTATGGCGGCGATACGTCCAACGCCATCATCGCCGCGGCGCGCCAGGGGGCGCGCTGCGCCTATCTGACTCGCATCGGCGCGGACGTGTTCGGCGAACAGCTCATGCAGCTGTGGCGCGACGAGAGCGTCGATACCCGCGGCGCGATGATCGATCCGCATGCGCACACCGGGCTGTACTTCGTCCAGCACGGCCCGGAAGGCCATGTGTTCAGCTATATGCGCCATGGCTCCGCCGCCAGCCGCATGAACCCGGAAGACCTGCGGCATGGACTGGTGGAACGCGCGGCATTCCTGCACGTATCCGGCATCAGCCTGGCGATCAGCGCCACCGCCTGCGATACCGTGTTCGCCGCCATCGAGCGGGCGCGCGGCGCCGGCACGCAGGTCTGCCTGGATTCCAACCTGCGGCTGCGCCTGTGGCCCGTCGATCGCGCCCGCGCCATCCTGCGCGAAGCCATGCGGCTGGCCGACGTTTTCCTGCCCAGCATGGACGATATGCGGCATCTCACCGGCCATACCGACGCCGCGCGGACACTGGACTGGATACGCGCGGCGGGCGCGCCCGGGGTGATCGTGCTGAAGCTGGGCCGCGAAGGCGCCGTCCTGGACGACGGACATGGGCGGGTCATCGTGCCGGGGCTGGTGGTCGACGCCATCGACGCCACGGGGGCCGGCGATTGTTTCGCGGGCAGCCTGCTGGCGCGGCGCGCCCAGGGCGACGATTGGGGCGCCGCGGTCCGCTACGCCAATGCCGCGGCGGCGTTGTCGACGCGCGGTTTCGGCGCCGTCCAGCCGCTGCCCACGGCGGCAGAGGTGGACGCCTTCCTGCGGGCCTGA
- a CDS encoding LysR family transcriptional regulator, with product MDAATVQLNDIALFVEVARRKSFSLAARALNIPTSTLSRRISELERAVGMRLLNRNTRRLDLTEAGSQYFDRCQGLVDEARFAHEQLFSRTSRPEGKLTVCLPSSLAMLLMAESLQAFTDEYPEIECELDLSLRSADPHAEPFDVMLRFGEPASADGMEVRELMALRRNLYASEDYVARHGEPETPADLTRFECLRSGSSEMSSTWILTRDGVVERVPVYGRIMANNMGLLSDFASMGLGIAPLPVYAATHGRISSEHRLHHILPEWSAAPLPVYAVFPSRILPAKTRAFMEFMMPRLAPVNGDAA from the coding sequence ATGGACGCCGCTACGGTTCAACTGAACGACATCGCGCTTTTCGTAGAAGTGGCGCGCCGCAAGAGCTTCAGCCTGGCGGCGCGGGCGCTGAACATTCCGACATCCACGCTTTCGCGCCGCATCAGCGAGCTGGAGCGCGCGGTCGGCATGCGCTTGTTGAACCGCAATACGCGGCGCCTGGATCTGACGGAAGCCGGTTCGCAGTACTTCGATCGCTGCCAGGGCCTGGTGGACGAAGCGCGCTTCGCGCATGAACAGCTGTTTTCGCGCACGTCACGGCCGGAAGGCAAGCTGACGGTCTGCCTGCCCAGCAGCCTGGCGATGCTGTTGATGGCGGAATCGCTGCAGGCCTTCACCGACGAATATCCCGAAATCGAATGCGAGCTGGACCTGAGCCTGCGCTCGGCCGACCCGCATGCGGAGCCCTTCGACGTGATGCTGCGTTTCGGCGAACCGGCCTCGGCCGACGGCATGGAAGTGCGCGAGCTGATGGCGCTGAGGCGCAACCTGTACGCGTCGGAGGATTACGTGGCCCGCCATGGCGAGCCGGAGACGCCGGCCGACCTGACCCGTTTCGAATGCCTGCGCAGCGGCTCGAGCGAGATGAGCTCCACGTGGATATTGACCCGCGATGGCGTCGTCGAGCGCGTGCCCGTCTACGGACGCATCATGGCGAACAATATGGGCCTGTTGAGCGACTTCGCCAGCATGGGCCTGGGCATCGCCCCCCTGCCCGTCTACGCCGCCACGCATGGGCGCATCTCCAGCGAGCACAGGCTGCACCACATCCTGCCGGAATGGTCGGCCGCGCCCCTGCCGGTATATGCGGTATTCCCGTCGCGCATCCTGCCCGCCAAGACGCGGGCCTTCATGGAATTCATGATGCCCAGGCTGGCGCCCGTGAATGGCGACGCCGCCTGA
- a CDS encoding branched-chain amino acid ABC transporter ATP-binding protein/permease, with the protein MTPGKALAALVALLACAPWLLPPFQVSLLGSIGMYTLVALGLVLLTGIAGLTSFGQAAFVGVGAYTAALLATRAATLPAWIAWLGVSPWLSLAAGLAAAFVLACLLGAITLRLSGHFLPIGTIAWGLGLYFAFAAIPGLGGFSGIGDIPPLRVAGWALGDRGMYYLTWLFLLLAVWTTRNLLDSRQGRAMRALRGGRVMAESMGVDTTRARAVIFVIAALQACASGWLYAHTQRFVNPTPFGLQMGIEYLFMTVIGGASHVWGALVGAGVFTLAKQWLQDWLPRLLGQNGNFEIIVFGFGMVLVLHRARGGLWPAIARRLPVARAPRNVNMSAEPLPRRPLPPRGDVVLEAHGLTRRFGGLVANDGIGLAVEAGQIVAVIGPNGAGKSTLFNLLSGVDTPTAGSILFQGEPVAGRGARHIAALGMSRTFQHVRLLPRMSVLDNVALGAHLRGTHGVWASSWRADRREEARLLAESARQVERVGLGAHMHDEAGTLPLGRQRILEVARALAADPCLLLMDEPAAGLRHQEKRELAALLARLRAGGMALLLVEHDMDFVMELADRVIVMDFGQKIAEGTPAEVQRDPAVMEAYLGAID; encoded by the coding sequence ATGACGCCCGGCAAGGCACTGGCGGCCTTGGTGGCCCTGCTGGCCTGCGCGCCGTGGCTGCTGCCGCCGTTCCAGGTCAGCCTGCTGGGCAGCATCGGCATGTACACGCTGGTGGCGCTGGGACTGGTGCTGCTGACGGGGATCGCCGGCCTGACCAGTTTCGGCCAGGCGGCCTTCGTCGGCGTGGGCGCGTACACGGCGGCCCTGCTGGCGACGCGCGCGGCCACGCTGCCGGCCTGGATCGCCTGGCTGGGCGTGTCGCCATGGCTGTCGCTGGCGGCGGGGCTGGCCGCCGCGTTCGTGCTCGCCTGCTTGCTGGGCGCGATCACGCTGCGCCTGTCGGGGCACTTCCTGCCCATCGGCACGATCGCCTGGGGCCTGGGGCTGTACTTCGCTTTCGCCGCGATTCCCGGCCTGGGCGGTTTCAGCGGCATCGGCGATATTCCGCCGTTGCGCGTCGCCGGCTGGGCGCTGGGCGATCGCGGCATGTACTACCTGACCTGGCTGTTCCTGTTGCTGGCCGTCTGGACCACGCGCAACCTGCTCGACTCGCGCCAGGGCCGCGCGATGCGCGCGCTGCGCGGCGGCCGCGTCATGGCCGAATCCATGGGCGTGGACACGACGCGCGCGCGGGCCGTCATCTTCGTCATCGCGGCGCTGCAGGCCTGCGCGTCGGGCTGGCTGTACGCGCATACGCAGCGCTTCGTCAATCCGACGCCCTTCGGCCTGCAGATGGGGATCGAGTATCTGTTCATGACGGTCATCGGCGGCGCGTCGCACGTTTGGGGCGCGCTGGTGGGCGCCGGCGTCTTCACGCTGGCCAAGCAATGGCTGCAGGACTGGCTGCCGCGCCTGCTGGGGCAGAACGGCAACTTCGAGATCATCGTGTTCGGCTTCGGCATGGTGCTGGTGCTGCATCGCGCGCGCGGCGGGCTGTGGCCGGCGATCGCGCGGCGCCTGCCGGTGGCGCGCGCGCCGCGCAACGTCAATATGTCGGCCGAGCCGCTGCCGCGCCGGCCCCTGCCGCCGCGCGGCGACGTGGTGCTGGAAGCGCACGGGCTCACGCGGCGCTTCGGTGGACTGGTGGCGAACGACGGCATCGGATTGGCGGTGGAAGCGGGTCAGATCGTCGCGGTGATCGGCCCCAACGGCGCCGGCAAGAGCACGCTGTTCAACCTGCTGTCGGGCGTCGATACGCCGACGGCGGGATCGATATTGTTCCAGGGCGAACCGGTGGCCGGCCGCGGCGCCCGCCATATCGCCGCGCTGGGCATGAGCCGCACCTTCCAGCACGTGCGCCTGCTGCCGCGCATGAGCGTGCTGGACAACGTGGCGCTGGGCGCGCATCTGCGCGGCACCCATGGCGTCTGGGCCTCGAGCTGGCGCGCCGACCGCCGCGAGGAAGCCCGCCTGCTGGCGGAGTCCGCCAGGCAGGTGGAGCGGGTGGGCCTGGGCGCGCACATGCACGACGAAGCCGGCACACTGCCGCTGGGCCGCCAACGCATCCTGGAAGTCGCGCGGGCGCTGGCGGCGGACCCCTGCCTGCTGCTGATGGACGAACCCGCCGCCGGCCTGCGCCATCAGGAAAAGCGCGAGCTGGCCGCGCTGCTCGCGCGATTGCGCGCCGGCGGCATGGCCCTGCTGCTGGTGGAACACGACATGGATTTCGTCATGGAGCTGGCCGATCGCGTGATCGTGATGGATTTCGGCCAGAAGATCGCCGAAGGCACGCCCGCCGAGGTCCAGCGCGACCCGGCGGTCATGGAAGCCTATCTTGGTGCCATCGACTAA